One region of Limnospira fusiformis SAG 85.79 genomic DNA includes:
- the recO gene encoding DNA repair protein RecO: protein MSRTYKATGIILKAIPLGESDRLLTILTPEFGLMRVVAPGARKSRSRLGGTTGLFVVNQWLIAKGRSLDKITQAEIINSHSGLAKNLGKLAAGQYLAELVLSQALSEQPQPELFLLLSEHLDRLEGLPNTSTEENAIGIVARLTHGIFHLLAWAGIAPQVQLCCLTQHPLNPNFSDPNWLVGFSLAAGGIINLVELSRITSQHNDHQSSSVSEAGGRYLTEEISIKIDARLAAEPLAILQHLAQSELTNLWNTYQPSAWITVEKILRRYAEYQFARSIQSASLIDSWLLNCSPTNWCQ from the coding sequence ATGAGTCGTACTTATAAAGCTACTGGGATTATTTTAAAGGCGATACCTCTGGGAGAGTCCGATCGCCTATTAACTATTTTAACACCAGAATTTGGTCTGATGCGAGTGGTAGCACCGGGGGCGAGAAAATCGCGATCGCGTCTGGGGGGGACTACGGGTTTATTTGTGGTTAATCAGTGGTTAATTGCCAAAGGGCGATCGCTTGATAAAATTACTCAGGCGGAAATTATCAACTCCCATAGTGGACTCGCTAAAAATTTGGGTAAATTAGCCGCTGGTCAATATTTGGCTGAATTGGTTCTTAGTCAAGCCTTGAGTGAACAACCTCAACCGGAACTCTTTTTGCTATTGTCAGAACATTTAGACCGCCTAGAAGGACTTCCTAATACCTCTACAGAGGAAAATGCGATCGGTATAGTCGCCCGTTTAACTCATGGAATTTTTCACCTCTTAGCTTGGGCGGGAATTGCTCCCCAGGTCCAGTTATGTTGTCTAACTCAACATCCTTTAAACCCTAATTTTAGCGACCCTAATTGGTTGGTAGGGTTCAGTTTAGCGGCTGGGGGTATCATTAATTTAGTCGAATTATCCCGCATTACCAGCCAACATAATGACCATCAATCATCCTCAGTTTCCGAAGCAGGTGGGCGTTATCTAACTGAGGAAATATCCATCAAAATTGATGCGCGTCTAGCAGCAGAACCCTTGGCAATTCTTCAACATTTAGCCCAATCTGAATTAACTAATCTCTGGAATACCTATCAACCATCAGCTTGGATAACCGTGGAAAAAATACTACGCCGCTATGCTGAATATCAGTTTGCTCGCTCGATTCAATCTGCCTCTTTAATTGACAGTTGGCTATTGAATTGTTCCCCTACTAATTGGTGTCAATAA
- the deoC gene encoding deoxyribose-phosphate aldolase gives MMRESYDDLDIAPLIDHTLLNQTASDEQIQKCCEEADRYNFASVCIFPGFVKLARELLHNKSPKVCTVIGFPCGANTSAVKLYEALEAVENGATELDVVINLSWLKSGKTNEFNRELAEICEETGVVVKAILETAVLTDAEKRLAAELAIDAGVTYLKTSTGYYGGATVEDVRLLKQVARSQVGIKASGGIRTYDQAIALWEAGATRLGTSGGVHIIRNPRHQLNQENQD, from the coding sequence ATGATGAGAGAATCTTACGATGATCTTGATATTGCGCCCCTAATTGACCATACCTTATTAAATCAGACGGCTTCTGATGAACAAATCCAAAAGTGTTGTGAAGAAGCGGATCGATATAATTTCGCTTCCGTTTGTATCTTCCCTGGTTTTGTCAAACTGGCGCGGGAACTTCTGCACAATAAAAGCCCTAAAGTTTGTACGGTAATTGGGTTTCCCTGTGGTGCGAATACTTCCGCCGTGAAACTGTATGAAGCCTTAGAAGCGGTCGAAAATGGGGCGACTGAGTTGGATGTGGTGATTAATTTAAGTTGGTTAAAGTCGGGAAAAACTAATGAGTTTAACCGGGAATTAGCCGAAATTTGCGAGGAAACCGGAGTGGTGGTTAAAGCCATTTTGGAAACAGCCGTTTTGACAGACGCAGAAAAACGTCTGGCCGCGGAATTGGCTATTGATGCGGGGGTTACTTATCTCAAAACTAGCACGGGATATTATGGAGGTGCGACGGTCGAGGATGTTAGGTTACTCAAGCAAGTAGCGCGGTCTCAGGTGGGAATTAAGGCTTCTGGAGGTATTCGCACTTATGATCAGGCGATCGCACTTTGGGAGGCGGGGGCGACCCGTTTAGGTACTTCTGGAGGGGTACATATTATCCGCAACCCGCGCCATCAACTCAACCAAGAAAATCAGGATTAA